In the Cydia splendana chromosome 2, ilCydSple1.2, whole genome shotgun sequence genome, one interval contains:
- the LOC134798976 gene encoding protein IMPACT-like, translating to MFTENLTKQDEEIEALSSIYGDDWTTESDVTRSYKIRVEENKHEAILYVTMPPEYPSQSPPKFELSAPWMERKDKADLHQALNEVHLDNIGETVVYQWVEKIREILLTMKPPEVKKKIEQKQPDEENMDLSQVENCPEITHGEVIKDRKSSFQGHAAEVHSMEDVNAVLTKLKQNKKIVNATHNMFAYRIERKTDKGTMMLQDCDDDGETHAGGRMMKLLQILDQKNTLVVVSRWYGGIQLGPDRFRHINNATRQVIEQAGLLKK from the exons ATGTTTACTGAGAATTTGACAAAACAG gaCGAAGAAATAGAGGCCCTAAGCTCAATATACGGCGACGACTGGACCACAGAGAGCGACGTGACAAGATCTTACAAGATCAGAGTTGAGGAGAACAAACATGAAGCCATTTTGTATGTTACCATGCCACCGGAGTATCCTAGTCAGTCACCACCAAAGTTCGAGCTATCTGCGCCTTGGATGGAGAGAAAAGACAAGGCTGATCTCCATCAAGCCTTGAATGAAGTTCATTT aGACAACATAGGTGAAACGGTTGTATACCAATGGGTAGAGAAAATAAGAGAAATATTACTGACAATGAAACCTCCTGAAGTAAAGAAGAAGATAGAGCAAAAACAACCAGATGAAGAAAACATGGATTTGTCACAG GTAGAAAATTGCCCTGAGATTACTCATGGTGAAGTGATAAAGGACAGGAAAAGTTCCTTTCAAGGTCACGCAGCTGAGGTCCATAGCATGGAGGATGTCAA CGCCGTTCTAACAAAACTGAAGCAGAACAAGAAAATAGTGAATGCAACTCACAACATGTTCGCATACCGAATCGAGCGGAAGACAGACAAGGGTACAATGATGCTACAAGATTGTGATGACGATGGAGAGACGCACGCCGGCGGCCGCATGATGAAGCTGCTGCAGATATTAGACCAGAAGAACACGCTGGTTGTTGTGTCCCGATG GTATGGCGGCATCCAACTAGGGCCTGATCGATTTCGACACATCAACAATGCGACCAGACAGGTCATCGAACAAGCCGGCTTACTGAAGAAATGA
- the LOC134802002 gene encoding structure-specific endonuclease subunit SLX4, which translates to MNVDTLNSNYKVVSKYFVGKTVMDESLSDFKEKKSFKVKNNKSPAKPKAKKVKQVKGQKDIRTVLKAKKNELISYSEDFDSVCKKSGIDVDSEQLQLAIALSKSLQTSDSVDSSSSSSKSLTTQQRTGLIRTTLKEYGFKVPEKPTTSRKTKKRRKPYKLLLTSEEEKQQIISDRYSQLLFELNNFKSTTSDKDLDLPNLFIYNMSTNIEYENIKDDSIFYVENIVEESSNRMGCLLKNWSDIPGRLSSPDVNKSELLFSEVECSQEELDIVLSGPLKNSKDILKKKNMLKDRGKSIDICQVKRNISKTVIELSPEFVEDNTGNQSLEFITGSSCKDEKDTDDNESSIKVGNREEKNLLVVTQSSRSLSPDLFDDEDDTIVEIPNETVTETETEPANNFTKQGSEVMELTECINTQKNMCNSSNMKTLSQISQQIDVTKRKSNDFMEMTECVASSSQHIIAKIDEEIDLTGPYENIVTTVKNNAGVENPVVVECDGDSSVLIEKDGDEHLDLTAECQIEKNRNTSYTENVQITNSSIFLEGRTDEHIDLTEHCAGDMENNNNSVNADNIEHMDLTQSSNTSGDSLPFVQVGGTQVVPEKSLDDTIILNENDYLETKSPEGNKELHVSDEQPNQDPNTTSPDHAIEIISPKRIPVETDEAQIINLDEGEVPEVNDENVDLTQTSDSNEANNICQNNSHHINNSSLGKKDNMSVDYDEALENMNSFPYYDNENYDNDTIVTEDHLEKTNDNEVLSKSIVPEPSNDLNSPCNNIDNYFDFGGISVIDNLPSFNDKSRHTNSLPNGSMRDSLPMVDVKGTGNPKSPLKHVTDQNSDPVSHKSLNEKHIEAGTQTPKTKADKHVNVETPKQSEYIVKTDNVTPMLDYASMSTPERNRELDKYGLKPFKRKRAIQLLTHLYNQTHPYVESTEELPSPSKKRRTENLSPPSSSKPCSSTSISSRKDIKSPKKATKSPRKAMKSPRKAMKSPRKASRSPRTSEEGNWNDSDKDNDLFMMTREVPVIRNVECDADDWVFQKREKAKLHTCRVPLHIAFHNYVSCRLRLHEAILRYEPINIDVIHKELAASGHRYDPKDLLKFLDKRCITVKTADNTKNNKRY; encoded by the exons ATGAATGTAGATActttaaatag CAATTACAAAGTTGTAAGCAAGTACTTTGTGGGTAAGACTGTTATGGATGAAAGTCTCTCTGATTTTAAGGAGAAGAAAAGTTTTAAAGTAAAGAATAATAAATCACCTGCAAAGCCTAAAGCCAAAAAGGTAAAACAAGTCAAAGGCCAGAAGGATATACGGACTGTGTTGAAAGCCAAAAAGAATGAGCTAATATCTTACTCTGAAGACTTTGACTCAGTATGCAAGAAATCTGGCATTGATGTTGATTCTGAACAGCTCCAGCTAGCTATAGCTCTGTCCAAATCGCTACAAACATCCGATTCTGTTGATAGTTCAAGTTCAAGCTCAAAATCTTTGACAACACAACAACGGACAGGACTCATACGCACAACTTTAAAAGAGTATGGATTTAAAGTTCCTGAAAAGCCAACTACAAGTAGGAAAACCAAGAAACGAAGAAAACCTTACAAGTTGCTTTTGACAAGCGAGGAAGAAAAACAGCAAATAATATCCGATAGGTACTCACAGTTACTTTTTGAGTTGAATAACTTTAAAAGTACAACTAGTGATAAAGATTTAGATTtacctaatttatttatatacaacaTGTCTACTAATATAGAATATGAaaatattaaggatgactctaTATTTTATGTTGAGAATATTGTTGAAGAATCATCAAATAGAATGGGATGCTTGTTGAAAAATTGGTCCGATATACCCGGTAGACTGTCAAGCCCAGATGTGAACAAATCTGAACTATTATTTTCAGAGGTAGAATGCTCTCAGGAAGAATTAGATATTGTTCTTAGTGGACCTTTAAAAAATAGCAAAGATATTCTTAAAAAGAAGAACATGTTAAAAGACAGAGGAAAGAGTATTGATATTTGCCAAGTTAAAAGAAATATCAGTAAAACAGTAATAGAGCTTAGTCCAGAATTTGTAGAAGATAATACAGGCAATCAATCTCTAGAATTTATAACAGGAAGCAGTTGTAAGGATGAAAAAGACACTGATGATAATGAATCTTCAATAAAAGTAGGAAATAGAGAAGAGAAAAATTTACTAGTGGTAACACAGTCAAGTCGAAGCTTATCCCCTGATTTATTTGACGATGAAGATGACACAATAGTTGAAATACCTAATGAAACAGTGACAGAAACTGAAACTGAACCTGCAAATAACTTTACAAAACAAGGCAGTGAAGTCATGGAGTTGACTGAATGTATTAATACccaaaaaaatatgtgtaacaGCAGCAATATGAAAACTCTCTCTCAGATATCACAACAAATAGATGTGACTAAAAGAAAATCTAATGATTTCATGGAGATGACAGAATGTGTAGCTAGTTCTTCCCAGCATATAATAGCTAAGATTGATGAGGAAATAGATTTAACAGGACCCTATGAAAACATTGTTACAACAGTAAAGAATAATGCAGGCGTTGAAAATCCAGTAGTTGTAGAATGTGATGGTGATTCTTCTGTACTTATAGAGAAGGATGGTGATGAGCATTTAGATTTAACTGCAGAATgtcaaatagaaaaaaatagaaatacatcatataCAGAAAATGTACAAATAACAAATTCAAGTATTTTTTTAGAAGGCAGGACTGATGAACATATTGATTTAACAGAACATTGTGCTGGTGAcatggaaaataataataatagtgtaaATGCTGATAATATTGAACATATGGATTTAACCCAGTCTTCAAACACAAGTGGTGATTCATTGCCCTTTGTTCAAGTTGGTGGCACACAAGTTGTACCAGAAAAATCTCTAGATGATACAATAATATTAAACGAAAATGATTATCTAGAAACTAAATCACCAGAAGGTAACAAGGAATTACATGTTAGTGATGAACAGCCAAATCAAGATCCAAACACTACCAGCCCAGATCATGCCATTGAAATCATATCTCCAAAACGCATACCAGTAGAAACTGATGAGGCTCAAATAATAAACCTTGATGAAGGTGAAGTACCTGAAGTAAATGATGAAAATGTAGATTTAACACAAACATCTGACTCAAATGAGGCTAACAATATTTGTCAAAACAATAGTCATCATATAAACAACAGTAGTCTCGGAAAAAAAGATAACATGTCAGTAGACTATGATGAAGCTTTGGAAAACATGAACTCTTTTCCATATTACGACAACGAAAATTATGATAATGATACAATTGTGACAGAAGATCATTTAGAAAAGACTAATGATAATGAAGTGCTTTCAAAGAGTATAGTACCAGAACCCAGTAATGATTTAAATTCTCCGTGTAATAACATAGACAACTATTTTGATTTTGGTGGCATTTCAGTAATAGATAACCTACCTAGTTTCAATGATAAATCAAGACATACAAATAGCTTACCAAATGGTAGCATGCGAGACAGTTTACCCATGGTAGACGTAAAAGGTACTGGGAACCCCAAATCTCCATTAAAACATGTTACTGATCAAAACTCTGATCCTGTAAGTCATAAaagcttaaatgaaaaacataTTGAAGCCGGAACACAAACTCCTAAAACTAAAGCTGACAAGCATGTCAATGTAGAAACACCTAAGCAATCGGAATATATAGTAAAGACTGATAATGTTACTCCCATGTTGGATTATGCTTCTATGTCTACACCGGAGAGGAATAGAGAATTGGACAAATATGGGCTGAAGCCATTTAAACGGAAAAGAG CTATACAACTTTTAACGCATCTGTACAACCAAACTCACCCATATGTTGAATCAACCGAAGAATTGCCATCACCATCAAAAAAACGAAGAACGGAAAACTTAAGCCCGCCTTCATCTTCTAAACCTTGTAGTAGTACATCTATATCATCACGAAAAGATATAAAATCACCCAAAAAAGCTACGAAATCGCCAAGAAAAGCTATGAAATCGCCAAGAAAAGCTATGAAATCGCCAAGAAAAGCTTCAAGATCACCAAGAACAAGTGAAGAGGGAAATTGGAATGATTCAGATAAAGACAATGACTTGTTCATGATGACAAGAGAAGTGCCTGTCATTAGAAATGTAGAGTGTGATGCCGATGACTGGGTCTTCCAAAAACGAGAGAAGGCTAAG CTCCACACCTGCCGCGTGCCTTTACACATAGCATTCCACAACTACGTGTCGTGTCGCCTGCGATTGCATGAAGCCATCCTCCGCTATGAGCCCATCAATATTGATGTCATACACAAGGAACTGGCTGCCAGCGGGCACCGGTATGACCCCAAG gatcTTCTAAAATTCCTGGACAAGAGATGCATCACAGTGAAAACGGCTGATAATACCAAAAACAATAAGAGGTACTAG